Proteins co-encoded in one Plectropomus leopardus isolate mb chromosome 14, YSFRI_Pleo_2.0, whole genome shotgun sequence genomic window:
- the ism2a gene encoding isthmin-2, protein MQRRAVWCLWLLTLSVGSVRGFPTHFKRTSGRDRNTTASVTEVIAEPSPANDRQTLQELQQENLLQTLPSGPSLPKSRRHWSQHQHQGVLPPPEPEEDPELFILDLRNFPELANADMGSQNPNIQVTIEVVDDAQTETEVEMDLVKEGQRNDWSVSSSEWANSHKKLFWPLFWEYPEQLENVLERGSLDEQSEDYNYDPEDTVPSGVGGDWGGHWNKDWDAKDNYEYEEEWSDWAPCSVSCGHGTQKRTRSCGYACTATESRTCDLESCADTVISVTDLTPIQTTNSTDSLDTNVDSCEKWLSCKNDFLQKYLHQVLTELPSCPCSYPSEAVYSAVNIQDGKLRKTYRWRDASGPKERLDIYKPSARFCIRSMLSYDSTTLAAQHCCYDDQMRLITRGKGAGAPNLISTEFSPELHYKVDVLPWILCKGDWSRFHSVRPPNNGLDCLDNPPEQVFEVELKEAREY, encoded by the exons ATGCAGCGGAGGGCGGTGTGGTGTCTGTGGCTGCTGACCCTCTCCGTGGGGTCCGTCCGCGGATTTCCCACGCACTTCAAGAGGACTTCgggcagagacagaaacaccacAGCGTCTGTTACTGAG GTGATAGCAGAGCCTAGTCCTGCCAACGACCGTCAGACCCTTCAGGAGCTCCAACAGGAGAACCTGCTGCAGACTCTGCCCTCTGGTCCGTCTCTCCCCAAGTCCAGACGCCACTGGTCGCAGCACCAACATCAGGGCGTCCTCCCCCCACCGGAACCTGAGGAGGACCCTGAGCTCTTCATCCTGGACCTCAGGAACTTCCCAGAACTGGCCAATGCAGACATGGGCTCCCAGAATCCCAACATCCAG gTTACCATCGAGGTGGTGGATGACGCACAGACTGAGACGGAGGTGGAGATGGACCTAGTCAAAGAGGGTCAGCGCAATGATTGGTCAGTGTCGTCCTCAGAATGGGCCAACAGTCACAAGAAGCTGTTCTGGCCATTGTTTTGGGAGTACCCGGAGCAGCTGGAGAACGTGTTGGAAAGAGGCAGTTTGGACGAACAATCTGAGGACTACAACTACGACCCAGAGGATACTGTTCCGAGTGGGGTAGGGGGAGACTGGGGTGGTCACTGGAACAAAGACTGGGATGCCAAGGATAACTATG AGTATGAGGAGGAGTGGAGCGACTGGGCTCCCTGCAGTGTCAGCTGTGGACACGGCACCCAGAAACGCACCCGTTCCTGTGGCTATGCATGCACGGCGACTGAGTCACGCACGTGTGACCTGGAGAGCTGTGCTG ACACTGTGATTTCAGTGACTGACCTGACACCCATCCAGACGACCAACAGCACAGACTCCCTGGACACAA ATGTGGACAGCTGTGAGAAGTGGCTAAGCTGCAAGAATGACTTCCTCCAGAAGTACCTGCACCAAGTGCTCACAGAGCTCCCCAGCTGCCCATGCTCCTATCCCTCTGAGGCTGTCTACAGTGCTGTCAACATCCAGGACGGCAAACTTCGCAAGACCTATCGCTGGAGGGATGCGAGCGGGCCCAAAGAACGCCTGGACATCTACAAACCGTCAGCTAGATTCTGCATCCGCTCAATGCTGTCGTACGACAGCACGACGTTGGCAGCGCAGCACTGCTGCTACGACGATCAGATGAGACTGATAACGCGGGGGAAAGGAGCAGGAGCACCAAATTTGATCAGTACAGAGTTCTCACCAGAGCTACATTACAAGGTGGATGTACTGCCCTGGATTCTGTGCAAGGGGGACTGGAGTCGGTTTCACTCAGTAAGGCCGCCCAATAATGGGCTTGACTGTTTGGATAACCCCCCAGAACAAGTGTTTGAGGTGGAACTGAAAGAGGCCAGGGAATACTGA